A region from the Pristiophorus japonicus isolate sPriJap1 chromosome 14, sPriJap1.hap1, whole genome shotgun sequence genome encodes:
- the lto1 gene encoding protein LTO1 homolog, with product MASDANGSRLGDDIFDSILLADDKFRGKGYQEGYTEGGNLGVTEGRRYGLANGVKIGSEVSFYKGFAFTWKCLLQNNQDAKTSKRLKALNSLLEMVNSFPYEDPTYDQLQEDLEKMRAKFKQICSLLNVQPAFQNAKMAGMSF from the exons ATGGCTTCGGATGCTAACGGATCCCGACTCGGCGATGACATTTTTGACTCCATCCTCCTGGCCGATGACAA ATTTCGCGGGAAAGGTTATCAGGAAGGGTATACTGAAGGAGGTAATTTGGGAGTAACTGAGGGACGACGCTATGGATTAGCAAATGGTGTCAAGATTGGATCTGAG GTTTCTTTTTACAAGGGCTTTGCATTTACCTGGAAGTGTCTCCTTCAGAATAACCAAGATGCCAAAACCAG TAAAAGGCTGAAAGCCCTAAATTCATTGCTGGAAATGGTTAATAGCTTCCCATATGAAGATCCTACTTATGACCAGCTACAGGAGGACCTGGAGAAGATGCGAGCCAAGTTTAAACAG ATTTGCTCCTTGCTGAATGTCCAACCAGCTTTTCAAAATGCGAAAATGGCTGGGATGTCCTTCTGA